In Vigna unguiculata cultivar IT97K-499-35 chromosome 3, ASM411807v1, whole genome shotgun sequence, a single genomic region encodes these proteins:
- the LOC114175502 gene encoding uncharacterized protein LOC114175502, whose amino-acid sequence MAENNGNGEKHSEKKVDLIFFLGPSDSPGNVITPIQLRGPNYDEWARAIRTSLQAKRKYGFVEGKVPKPTTPEKMEDWIAVHSMLIAWLLNTIEPSLRSTLSYYDDAQSLWTHLKQRFCVVNGTRICQLKTSLGECKQGKGEEVSAYFGRLSRLWDELMTYVKKPTCECGQCTCNIAQQVADLSAADYLHHFLIGLDGVYATIRSNLLSQDPLPTIDQAYQRVIQDERLLREQSSPHLNSDNVMAFRVTPDARGKSNRVDNSDKFCTHCNREGHDASSCFQLHGFPDWWGDRPRGGRGQGRHGPMKGASRSGGRGRGTNNTSVHAHKATAGTNSYGAKGGQSHALPNLGESTGISGITPAQWQQLLDALNIPKTKDRLHGMNKISWIIDTGASHHVTGNLSCLINVKKITNIPVGLPDGKDATATKEGSVILDGGLQLDNMPPIV is encoded by the exons ATGGCTGAGAATAATGGTAATGGCGAGAAACATAGCGAGAAGAAAGTCGACTTGATATTTTTCCTAGGCCCCAGTGACAGTCCAGGCAACGTGATTACACCAATTCAATTACGTGGTCCGAATTATGATGAATGGGCGAGGGCAATTCGCACCTCATTGCAAGCAAAGAGAAAATACGGATTTGTCGAAGGGAAAGTCCCAAAACCAACCACACCTGAGAAAATGGAGGACTGGATCGCAGTGCATTCGATGCTCATAGCGTGGTTGCTCAACACTATCGAGCCATCTCTACGCTCTACTCTTTCCTATTATGATGATGCGCAATCCTTGTGGACACATCTCAAGCAGCGTTTTTGCGTTGTGAACGGGACTCGTATATGCCAATTAAAGACATCTTTGGGAGAATGCAAGCAAGGCAAAGGGGAAGAGGTATCTGCCTACTTTGGTCGTCTATCTCGTTTATGGGATGAACTTATGACTTATGTCAAAAAGCCGACTTGCGAATGTGGACAATGTACGTGTAATATTGCCCAACAAGTGGCTGATTTAAGTGCGGCAGACTACCTGCATCATTTTCTTATTGGTCTAGATGGTGTTTATGCAACGATTCGCTCAAATTTGCTTTCTCAAGATCCATTACCAACCATTGATCAAGCCTATCAGCGAGTCATACAGGATGAAAGGCTGCTGCGGGAACAGTCTTCACCTCATCTGAACAGTGACAATGTCATGGCTTTTCGAGTTACACCTGATGCACGGGGTAAATCTAACCGTGTGGACAATTCTGACAAATTTTGTACTCACTGCAACAGAGAAGGCCACGATGCAAGCTCGTGTTTTCAGCTTCATGGGTTCCCCGACTGGTGGGGAGACCGTCCTCGGGGTGGTCGTGGACAGGGTCGTCATGGACCAATGAAAGGAGCAAGCCGTTCTGGAGGACGTGGTAGGGGCACAAACAACACATCTGTACATGCTCACAAAGCCACAGCAGGTACCAATAGCTACGGTGCTAAAGGTGGGCAGTCTCATGCACTACCGAACTTAGGTGAGTCAACAGGAATATCAGGCATCACTCCAGCACAGTGGCAACAACTTCTTGACGCTTTGAATATTCCCAAAACCAAGGATCGCCTTCACGGTATGAATAAAATTTCTTGGATTATTGACACGGGAGCCTCTCATCATGTGACAGGCAATTTATCTTGTCTAATAAATGTGAAAAAGATTACAAACATACCGGTGGGATTGCCGGATGGGAAAGATGCCACTGCTACGAAGGAGGGTAGTGTGATTTTGGATGGTGGTTTGCAGCTTGATAAT ATGCCTCCAATTGTATAG
- the LOC114179723 gene encoding serine/threonine-protein kinase BSK2 has translation MGCLHSKTAHLHSPEDPPTALPDSKKPDPGSGGDDVDQEVQVPAFKEYGLSELRRATNEFNTDYIVSESGEKAPNVVYRGKLENNRLVAVKRFSKLSWPDAQQFMAEAAGVGKVRHKRLVNLIGCCAEGDERLLVAEYMPNDTLSKHLFHWDKQPLPWEMRVRVAYHVAQALDHCSIENRKIYHDLNAYRILFDEDGDPRLSSFGLMKNSRDGKSYSTNLAYTPPEFLRTGRIIPESVIYSYGTVLLDLLSGKHIPPSHALDLIRGKNVLLLMDSSLEGQYANDDATKLVELASKCLQFEARERPEIKFLLTSVTPLQKQKEVASHVLMGLTKNTAVLPTMLSPLGKACARMDLTAVHDILLKTGYKDEEGAENELSFQEWTQQVQDILNTKKFGDIAFRDKDFKNAIEYYSKLVVMMSVPSATVFARRAFSYLMNDQAELALRDAMQAQVCIPDWPTAFYLQALALSKLGMETDAHDMLNDGAAFEAKRSNSWRG, from the exons ATGGGTTGCCTACACTCCAAAACCGCTCATCTTCACTCTCCTGAAGACCCTCCCACTGCCTTGCCAGACTCAAAAAAACCCGATCCAG GGAGTGGTGGGGATGATGTTGATCAAGAGGTTCAGGTTCCAGCATTTAAAGAGTACGGTCTGAGTGAACTTCGAAGGGCCACAAATGAGTTCAACACAGATTACATTGTTTCTGAGAGTGGGGAGAAAGCCCCCAATGTGGTCTACAGAGGGAAGCTAGAGAACAATCGGTTAGTTGCTGTGAAACGGTTCTCAAAACTGTCTTGGCCTGATGCTCAACAGTTTATG GCAGAAGCAGCTGGAGTTGGGAAAGTGAGGCACAAGAGACTGGTGAATCTAATTGGCTGTTGTGCTGAAGGAGATGAAAGGCTCTTGGTAGCTGAGTACATGCCAAATGATACTTTGTCCAAACATCTCTTTCATT GGGACAAGCAACCATTACCATGGGAAATGCGTGTAAGAGTTGCATACCATGTTGCGCAGGCACTAGATCATTGCAGCATAGAAAACCGGAAAATATATCATGATCTGAATGCATATAGGATTCTTTTTGATGAG GATGGTGATCCCCGTTTGTCTAGTTTTGGGCTTATGAAAAATAGTCGAGACGGGAAAAGCTACAGTACTAATTTAGCTTACACTCCACCTGAATTTTTGCGAACAG GCAGGATAATCCCGGAGAGTGTGATCTACAGTTATGGAACTGTTCTTCTGGATCTTTTAAGTGGCAAGCACATTCCCCCTAGCCAT GCTTTGGACCTGATTAGAGGGAAGAATGTTCTGTTGCTGATGGACTCTTCCCTGGAAGGGCAATATGCGAACGATGATGCAACAAAGTTGGTTGAGCTTGCTTCAAAATGTCTTCAGTTTGAGGCCAGAGAACGACCTGAAATTAAGTTTCTTCTTACTTCCGTCACACCTCTTCAGAAGCAAAAAGAG GTAGCATCTCATGTGTTGATGGGCCTAACTAAAAACACAGCAGTGCTACCAACCATGCTTTCTCCCCTTGGAAAGGCTTGTGCCAGAATGGATCTTACTGCTGTGCATGATATATTGTTAAAAACAGGTTATAAAGATGAAGAAGGTGCAGAAAATGAG CTTTCATTCCAAGAATGGACACAGCAAGTGCAAGATATATTGAACACTAAAAAGTTTGGGGATATTGCATTCAGGGACAAGGATTTCAAAAATGCTATTGAGTACTATTCTAAG TTGGTGGTTATGATGTCTGTTCCTTCTGCTACTGTGTTTGCAAGGAGAGCCTTCTCGTACTTGATGAATGATCAAGCAGAACTTGCATTAAGGGATGCAATGCAGGCACAGGTATGCATACCTGATTGGCCAACTGCATTCTATCTGCAGGCTCTGGCTCTCTCAAAGCTGGGAATGGAAACTGATGCACATGACATGCTCAATGATGGTGCTGCTTTTGAAGCAAAGAGGTCTAACAGCTGGCGTGGTTAA